Proteins encoded within one genomic window of Trichoderma asperellum chromosome 2, complete sequence:
- a CDS encoding uncharacterized protein (EggNog:ENOG41~TransMembrane:12 (i53-72o84-108i129-158o178-197i209-228o248-272i293-311o343-369i390-412o418-440i452-470o490-509i)), whose amino-acid sequence MSSSSKLGASPPMVDSKQLESNQLSSVEDSADHLLETLGYTPELSRNRSTAQVAFMSFVLASIPYGLATTLYYPLLGGGPVDIIWGWVLVSLIIICVAASLGEITSVYPTAGGVYYQAFMLASPKWRRIASWITGWLFVVGNITITLAVNFGSTLFFVSCINVFEKEPGVGIFAGETWQVFLIFLALTLFCNAVSAFGNKWLPWLDTAAVFWTFAGVIALMVTILVLAKEGRNDAKWVFGHFESFSGWPSGWSFCVGLLHAAYATSSTGMIISMCEEVKDPATQVPKAMVATIVINTIAGLLFLVPLVFVIDDLQALAELVSAQPVPPIIKSAVGSSGGAIGLLIPIMVLAVMCGIGCTTAASRCTWAFARDGAIPGSKWWVKVNKTLDVPFNAMMLSMVVQIILGVIYFGSSAAFNAFSGVGVICLTAAYGTPVAISLFSGRKQIRKGKFYLGHLGTFCNVVTVAWSLLAMPLFCMPTVIPVTAETVNYAPVVFIAATAISGIWYWAWGHKNYAGPPVHED is encoded by the exons ATGTCCTCCTCGTCCAAGCTGGGCGCAAGCCCGCCCATGGTGGACTCCAAGCAGCTGGAGAGCAACCAGCTGTCGAGCGTCGAAGACTCCGCCGACCACCTCCTTGAGACCCTCGGCTATACGCCCGAACTGTCGCGCAATCGATCGACGGCCCAAGTCGCCTTCATGTCCTTCGTCCTCGCCTCGATCCCGTACGGTTTAGCCACGACGTTATACTACCCTCTGCTGGGAGGTGGCCCTGTCGATATTATCTGGGGATGGGTCCTGGtctctctcatcatcatctgcgtCGCTGCCTCGCTGGGTGAAATCACGAGCGTTTATCCTACTGCCGGAG GTGTCTACTATCAAGCGTTTATGCTGGCTTCTCCTAAATGGAGGCGCATTGCAAGTTGGATCACCGGTTggctcttcgtcgtcggcaATATTACAATCACCCTAGCCGTCAACTTTGGCAGCACCTTGTTCTTCGTTTCTTGTATCAATGTGTTCGAGAAGGAGCCTGGTGTCGGTATCTTCGCAGGTGAAACATGGCAggtcttcctcatcttcttggccCTGACGTTGTTCTGCAATGCCGTGTCTGCGTTTGGCAACAAGTGGCTCCCTTGGCTGGAT ACTGCCGCTGTTTTCTGGACATTCGCCGGTGTCATTGCCCTCATGGTCACCATTCTGGTGCTTGCCAAGGAGGGCCGAAATGACGCCAAATGGGTGTTTGGTCACTTCGAATCTTTCTCTGGCTGGCCTAGTGGCTGGTCTTTCTGTGTCGGTCTGCTCCATGCTGCCTATGCCACCTCTTCAACAGGAATGATTATTTC TATGTGCGAAGAAGTCAAGGACCCTGCCACTCAGGTCCCCAAGGCCATGGTTgccaccatcgtcatcaacaCTATTGCtggtcttcttttcctcgtcccgctcgtcttcgtcattgACGACCTGCAAGCGCTCGCTGAACTGGTTTCCGCTCAGCCTGTGCCTCCCATCATCAAGTCCGCCGTCGGCTCTTCTGGTGGTGCCATTGGCCTCCTTATTCCGATCATGGTCCTCGCCGTCATGTGCGGCATTGGCTGCACCACTGCTGCGTCTCGTTGCACTTGGGCTTTTGCTCGTGATGGTGCCATCCCTGGCTCTAAGTGGTGGGTCAAGGTCAACAAGACTCTGGATGTACCTTTCAACGCCATGATGCTCAGTATGGTCGTACAAATCATCCTCGGAGTCATCTACTTCGGTTCTTCCGCCGCCTTCAACGCCTTCTCTGGTGTTGGTGTCATTTGCCTGACCGCCGCATATGGAACTCCCGTCGCCATCAGTCTGTTTAGCGGAAGAAAGCAAATTCGCAAGGGCAAGTTCTATCTCGGCCATCTTGGTACTTTCTGCAATGTTGTCACAGTTG CCTGGTCTTTGCTTGCTATGCCGCTGTTTTGCATGCCGACTGTCATCCCCGTCACCGCCGAGACGGTCAACTATGCTCCCGTTGTGTTCATTGCCGCGACGGCCATCTCCGGCATTTGGTACTGGGCCTGGGGCCACAAGAACTATGCCGGCCCCCCTGTGCATGAAGATTAA